A window from Halomicrobium urmianum encodes these proteins:
- a CDS encoding ribonuclease HI family protein: MPTFVEFDGASRGNPGPAAIGYRVLADGDGVEGHEFVGEATNNEAEYRALRRGLERALEAGHTDVIAEGDSELVVRQVRGQYDVRASNLIDLYEEVRELADEFDDFEIRHVGRSDNGAADDLANAALDER; this comes from the coding sequence ATGCCAACCTTCGTCGAGTTCGACGGCGCGTCGCGCGGCAACCCCGGTCCGGCCGCTATCGGGTACCGAGTCCTGGCGGACGGCGACGGCGTCGAGGGCCACGAGTTCGTCGGCGAGGCCACCAACAACGAGGCCGAGTACCGGGCGCTCCGGCGCGGCCTCGAACGCGCACTGGAGGCCGGCCACACCGACGTCATCGCGGAGGGCGACTCCGAGCTCGTCGTCCGGCAGGTCCGCGGCCAGTACGACGTTCGTGCATCGAACCTGATCGACCTCTACGAGGAGGTCCGGGAGCTCGCCGACGAGTTCGACGACTTCGAGATCCGCCACGTCGGCCGGTCGGACAACGGCGCCGCCGACGACCTGGCCAACGCCGCCCTCGACGAGCGGTAG
- a CDS encoding type I restriction endonuclease — MDEKAVRDYVAETQSVIDASPQMDEANTKAAVLRDFLELLGWEVPANTQLEYSVEAFGRTYRVDYALVLEGTPVAFIEAKGVDTALSEKHRDQLAAYLKNEDVNWGILTNGEEYEFYRRRVVDSKVTVNALSDATLQSLPDQINILRAFTEHAIQTGDAEKIATRVNELKRARKTLETEKDRLALEVTELLTDSVSDVVASPAESQAKEMIDGLVQEIEREIDPDRASPSAADSDASEDGMDGLIRNGGRKRRPFDTSGRYVIRIYDGDDAVAAVSDRTQAKAMVGVANYLVRFHGLTDRIDVPWVPSRNKAIINDEPEWAEADPVYKELVDGHHIDTKLSKRGKKREVERMAAECGVTVEFDGDW; from the coding sequence ATGGACGAAAAAGCGGTGAGGGATTACGTGGCCGAGACACAGTCCGTCATCGACGCCTCACCGCAGATGGACGAAGCGAACACCAAGGCAGCAGTTCTCCGGGACTTTCTCGAACTTCTCGGGTGGGAGGTCCCCGCGAACACGCAACTCGAATACTCGGTGGAAGCGTTCGGGAGGACCTACCGAGTCGATTATGCCCTGGTGCTGGAAGGCACGCCTGTCGCGTTCATCGAGGCCAAGGGTGTCGACACGGCCCTCTCCGAGAAGCACCGCGACCAGTTAGCCGCGTATCTGAAGAACGAGGACGTGAACTGGGGAATTCTGACGAACGGGGAGGAGTACGAGTTCTACCGTCGTCGAGTCGTCGACTCGAAGGTAACTGTGAACGCGCTCTCCGATGCGACACTTCAGAGCCTGCCCGACCAGATCAATATCCTGCGAGCGTTCACGGAGCACGCGATCCAGACGGGCGATGCGGAGAAAATCGCCACCCGGGTCAACGAACTGAAGCGCGCCCGAAAGACGCTCGAAACCGAGAAAGACCGGCTGGCTCTCGAGGTCACTGAACTGTTGACCGATTCCGTCTCCGACGTCGTCGCTTCTCCCGCCGAATCGCAGGCCAAGGAGATGATCGACGGACTCGTCCAGGAGATCGAGCGCGAGATAGACCCAGACAGGGCGTCCCCGTCCGCGGCGGATTCGGATGCGAGCGAGGACGGGATGGACGGCCTGATCCGAAACGGCGGCAGGAAGCGGCGGCCGTTCGACACCTCGGGCAGATACGTGATCAGGATCTACGACGGGGACGACGCCGTAGCCGCAGTGAGCGACCGTACGCAGGCGAAAGCGATGGTCGGAGTCGCTAACTATCTCGTCAGGTTTCACGGGCTGACGGATCGAATAGACGTCCCGTGGGTGCCCTCCCGGAACAAGGCGATAATCAACGACGAACCGGAGTGGGCCGAAGCCGATCCGGTGTACAAGGAACTGGTCGACGGGCATCACATCGATACGAAACTGAGCAAACGCGGGAAGAAGCGAGAAGTAGAACGGATGGCCGCTGAATGCGGGGTCACTGTCGAGTTCGACGGTGACTGGTGA
- a CDS encoding ferredoxin--NADP reductase gives MTLPVTVADVHQMTPDVKQFRLVAEDHTFEYEPGQHTHIHFEQDGEEVERPYTAACLPGTGQIVMAIKRYDDGTASVWMHERTPGDEIEINEVDGDLYVRDLDRDAVFVATGTGITPIYPMLKQYAREGEGNAHLVFGERDEDHLIFRESLDQLNAEHDHVDVDYVLSKADDDWPGREGHVQDHLPDALERVAIDEAAVYVCGVPEMVVETEELFVDAGVDEERVYTEGWEADAAGE, from the coding sequence ATGACACTACCAGTCACCGTCGCAGACGTCCACCAGATGACGCCCGACGTGAAGCAGTTCCGCCTCGTGGCAGAGGACCACACTTTCGAGTACGAACCCGGCCAGCACACCCACATTCACTTCGAGCAGGACGGCGAGGAGGTCGAGCGCCCGTACACGGCCGCGTGCCTGCCGGGGACGGGCCAGATCGTGATGGCGATCAAGCGCTACGACGACGGGACGGCGTCGGTCTGGATGCACGAACGGACGCCGGGCGACGAGATCGAGATCAACGAGGTCGACGGCGATCTCTACGTGCGGGACCTCGACCGGGACGCCGTGTTCGTCGCGACGGGGACGGGCATCACGCCGATCTACCCGATGCTGAAGCAGTACGCCCGCGAGGGCGAGGGCAACGCCCACCTCGTGTTCGGCGAGCGCGACGAGGACCACCTCATCTTCCGGGAGAGCCTCGACCAGCTCAACGCCGAACACGACCACGTCGACGTCGACTACGTGCTCTCCAAGGCCGACGACGACTGGCCGGGTCGGGAGGGCCACGTGCAGGACCACCTCCCCGACGCGCTGGAGCGCGTCGCCATCGACGAGGCGGCCGTCTACGTCTGCGGCGTCCCCGAGATGGTCGTCGAGACGGAGGAGCTGTTCGTCGACGCAGGCGTCGACGAGGAGCGGGTCTACACCGAGGGCTGGGAGGCGGACGCGGCCGGGGAGTAG
- the rpsJ gene encoding 30S ribosomal protein S10, translated as MQQARVRLAGTSPEDLDDITEDVRDIANKTGVELSGPVPLPTKTLEVPTRKSPDGEGTATWEHWEMRVHKRLIDIDADERALRQLMRIQVPNDVSIEIVLED; from the coding sequence ATGCAGCAGGCACGCGTCCGGTTGGCGGGCACCAGCCCCGAGGACCTCGACGACATCACCGAGGACGTCCGGGACATCGCCAACAAGACCGGGGTCGAACTCTCCGGTCCGGTCCCGCTCCCGACGAAGACGCTGGAAGTTCCCACTCGCAAGTCCCCCGACGGTGAAGGGACTGCGACGTGGGAGCACTGGGAGATGCGCGTCCACAAGCGCCTCATCGACATCGACGCCGACGAACGGGCGCTGCGCCAGCTGATGCGCATTCAGGTCCCGAACGACGTCTCGATCGAGATCGTCCTCGAGGACTGA
- the tuf gene encoding translation elongation factor EF-1 subunit alpha, translated as MSNDRHQNLAIIGHVDHGKSTLVGRLLYETGSVPEHVIEQHKEEAEEKGKGGFEFAYVMDNLAEERERGVTIDIAHQEFSTDTYDFTIVDCPGHRDFVKNMITGASQADNAVLVVAADDGVAPQTQEHVFLARTLGIGELIIGVNKMDLVDYGESDYNQVVEEVKDLLNQVRFDTENAKFIPISAFEGDNVAEQSDNMGWYDGPTLLESLNDLPEPEPPTDAPLRLPIQDVYTIDGIGTVPVGRVETGILNDGDNVSFQPSDVGGEVKTIEMHHEEVPKAEPGDNVGFNVRGIGKDDIRRGDVCGPADDPPTVAETFQAQVVVMQHPSVITAGYTPVFHAHTAQVACTIESIDQKIDPSSGEVAEENPDFIQNGDAAVVTVRPQKPLSIEPSSEIPELGSFAIRDMGQTIAAGKVLSVDER; from the coding sequence ATGAGCAACGATCGCCACCAGAACCTGGCCATCATCGGCCACGTGGACCACGGGAAGAGTACGCTCGTCGGGCGACTCCTGTACGAGACGGGATCCGTCCCCGAGCACGTCATCGAACAGCACAAGGAAGAAGCCGAGGAGAAGGGCAAGGGCGGCTTCGAGTTCGCTTACGTCATGGACAACCTCGCCGAGGAGCGCGAGCGCGGGGTCACCATCGACATCGCCCACCAGGAGTTCAGCACGGACACGTACGACTTCACCATCGTCGACTGTCCGGGTCACCGCGACTTCGTGAAGAACATGATCACGGGCGCGTCCCAGGCCGACAACGCCGTCCTCGTCGTCGCCGCTGACGACGGCGTCGCGCCCCAGACCCAGGAGCACGTGTTCCTGGCCCGCACGCTCGGCATCGGCGAACTCATCATCGGCGTCAACAAGATGGACCTCGTCGACTACGGCGAGTCCGACTACAACCAGGTCGTCGAAGAGGTCAAGGACCTCCTCAACCAGGTCCGCTTCGACACCGAGAACGCGAAGTTCATCCCGATCTCCGCGTTCGAGGGCGACAACGTCGCCGAGCAGTCCGACAACATGGGCTGGTACGACGGCCCGACCCTGCTCGAGTCGCTCAACGACCTGCCCGAGCCGGAGCCGCCGACGGACGCCCCGCTGCGCCTGCCGATCCAGGACGTCTACACGATCGACGGCATCGGTACCGTGCCGGTCGGCCGCGTCGAGACGGGCATCCTGAACGACGGCGACAACGTCAGCTTCCAGCCCTCGGACGTCGGTGGCGAGGTCAAGACCATCGAGATGCACCACGAAGAGGTGCCCAAGGCCGAGCCCGGTGACAACGTCGGGTTCAACGTCCGCGGCATCGGCAAGGACGACATCCGCCGGGGCGACGTCTGTGGCCCGGCCGACGACCCGCCGACGGTCGCCGAGACCTTCCAGGCCCAGGTCGTCGTCATGCAGCACCCGAGCGTGATCACGGCCGGTTACACGCCGGTCTTCCACGCCCACACGGCTCAGGTCGCCTGTACGATCGAGTCCATCGATCAGAAGATCGACCCCTCCTCCGGCGAGGTCGCCGAGGAGAACCCGGACTTCATCCAGAACGGCGACGCCGCCGTCGTCACGGTCCGGCCCCAGAAGCCGCTCAGCATCGAGCCGTCGAGCGAGATCCCCGAGCTCGGGAGCTTCGCCATCCGCGACATGGGCCAGACCATCGCCGCCGGCAAGGTCCTGAGCGTCGACGAGCGATAA
- a CDS encoding homoserine dehydrogenase, whose product MRLAVVGAGAVGSSVAELAGEYGHTVTALADSKGAVVDPDGIDVESALAAKRTDGVVGSAAPEDALDGEYDVLVEATPTTLGDAQPGFGHVRAALERGRHVVLANKGPVAERYGEVVELERDSDGEVLFEATVGGAMPVLSTIDDFGPEHITAARGVLNGTANFILSRMAAEGLDYEHVLAEAQDLGVAEADPTFDVEGTDAALKCVIVANVLAQGDREYSLEDAEVEGISTIPGSALELAQEDGRTIRLIGEVVDGEVRVGPRLVPENAALAVSGTRNIVQFETEHAGRLNVSGRGAGGPETATAVLADVGRLSE is encoded by the coding sequence GTGAGACTCGCCGTCGTGGGCGCCGGCGCCGTCGGTAGCTCCGTTGCGGAACTGGCCGGCGAGTACGGCCACACCGTGACCGCGCTGGCCGACTCGAAGGGAGCCGTCGTCGATCCCGACGGGATCGACGTGGAGTCGGCGCTGGCGGCCAAGCGCACGGACGGCGTCGTCGGAAGCGCCGCCCCCGAGGACGCGCTGGACGGCGAGTACGACGTCCTCGTCGAGGCCACGCCGACGACGCTGGGCGACGCCCAGCCCGGGTTCGGCCACGTCCGGGCCGCGCTGGAGCGGGGCCGCCACGTCGTGCTGGCCAACAAGGGCCCAGTCGCCGAGCGCTACGGCGAGGTCGTGGAACTGGAGCGGGACAGCGACGGCGAGGTGCTGTTCGAGGCCACCGTCGGCGGCGCGATGCCGGTGCTCTCGACCATCGACGACTTCGGACCCGAGCACATCACCGCGGCCCGGGGCGTGCTCAACGGCACGGCCAACTTCATCCTCTCGCGGATGGCCGCCGAGGGGCTGGACTACGAGCACGTCCTCGCCGAGGCCCAGGACCTCGGCGTCGCCGAGGCCGACCCGACCTTCGACGTTGAGGGGACCGACGCCGCGCTGAAGTGCGTCATCGTCGCGAACGTCCTCGCGCAGGGCGACCGGGAGTACAGCCTCGAGGACGCCGAGGTCGAAGGGATCAGCACCATCCCGGGCAGCGCGCTGGAGCTGGCCCAGGAGGACGGCCGCACGATCCGGCTGATCGGCGAGGTCGTCGACGGCGAGGTCCGCGTCGGCCCGCGGCTCGTCCCCGAGAACGCGGCACTCGCCGTGTCGGGCACGCGCAACATCGTCCAGTTCGAGACCGAACACGCCGGCCGGCTGAACGTCTCCGGCCGCGGCGCGGGCGGACCCGAGACGGCGACCGCGGTGCTGGCCGACGTCGGTCGCCTGTCCGAGTAA